Within Desulfuromonas sp., the genomic segment CCGAGCTTTTTAAAATGTTGAATTTCTACCGGAAACGCCGCCGGACGCTGGATATCGATGGCAGTGACTTTCCTGGCGCCCATGGCATAGGCACCGAGGCAGACGTCCATACCGGCGTTGCCGGCGCCGATAACAACCACCTTTTCACCGACCTTCGGCCTGTTGCCACGATTAACTTCCTTGAGAAAGTCGAGCCCCTTGACCAGTCGTTCATGACCCGGGAACGGGATAACCACCGGGTTGTGAGCGCCGCTGGCGATCACAACCGAATCGTGATCTCCGCGGATTTTTTTGAACAGCTCTTCATCGACCGGGGAATTAACTTCAATATTAATGCCGAGCGCCTTGATCCGTTCAATTTCAGAATTCAGGGAATTCTCCGGCAGACTATCGGTCGGAATAACCTGGCGCAGTTTACCGCCAACCTCTTCATCTCCCTCGAAAATGGTCACAGCATGACCGGCCAGCCGGAGCTGCCAGGCCGCCGAAAGACCACCGGGGCCACCGCCGATGACGGCAACGTGCTTGCCGCTGTCAGCCTTCGGTTCGGGCGACTTCGCTTCGAGCGACATCCGCCCCAGTTCCTTCATGCCGACCGGCTTGTCGATAAATTGACGGGTGCAGGCGTCCATGCAGAGGTTAGGACAGACTTCGCCGCAGACCGACGCCGGGAACGGTGAATAGTTGAGCACATATTCCATTGACTCCTTGACCTTGCCGGCCCGCAGCAGATTAATCCGGTCCTGGGTCGGGATCGCACTCGGGCAGGAGACCTGACACGGGGCGCCGTACTTCTTGTCCTGCCAGTGCGGCACCTTGAGGCGATCGTCACCGGCATTGACCAGTCCGGCGACGTGGGTGTAGTCGTCCTTGACAACGTCGGCAAAGATGCCGCCATCCTCGACCCACTTTTGCAGACGGAACTCGTGCATGGTCGGGCGCGAGGCGACGACGTTCCGCTCCTCGTAAGACTTGGCGACAATCTTCTTCCACTTCGAAAAGTCGGTCAGCTCCTTGAGCAGTTTCTTTTTGTCGATCTTTTCAAGGAAGCCTGGCATGTTTTCCTTGAGGAACTTCTGATCGCCCTTGTCGAGATCGAGCAGCCAGACATCATCCGACAATCCCTTGACCGGACCACGAACATAAATCGTTCCACCGACCATGCCGGCGCAGGCGCGGTCACCGAGAACCGAATCGAGATCTTCGCGACCATAACCGCAGACCACGGCGATACCGCCTCCCATGAATTCAAAGGAGAAGGAGCCGGTGTTCTTCAGCACCCAGAATTGCGGTGCATCGTAGGCCGGATCGTGTTTCATCAGCGACCCGGAACGGGTTCCGACGCGACCGGCGACATAGATATTGCCACTGGCGGCGCAATGCGCCGTGGTATCGCCACCGTCGCCGAGAATGGTCAGCTCGGCGCCGGCGTTGAGCCAGCCGGCATCGGCCGGGGCCGAGCCTTCTACAATAATCTCGGTACCGTCAAGACCGAACGAGCCGACCCGTTGGCCCGGATTCTTGACCCGGAACTTGAGCGGGGCTCCATCTTCGGTCCAGAGTGGGCCGCCTATATCGTGATGACCAGATGAAGTAATTTCAAATTCGGTTTCGCCCTGATCCAGCGCGCTATAAACCTGCTGCAGCAGCTGCTGGGTCGAAATCCGCCGATTTTTCTCATCAAAACCGACAATTTTGGCAGACATATCGGATTCTCCTTAACAAACGTACTGAAGCTGAAGCTTGTCGGCGACAGCATGATCGGTGGATACCAGCGCGTCGGAACGACCGACCGGAAGCGAACTGTTGCCGATCGGCGCCAGCAATTTCCGGAATTCGGTATCCATCGCCAGGAAGTAGTTGACAATGTTCTGGGCGACCTTCTCCGGATCGAGACGATGTACCAGCGGACCTTCCTGGGTGGTGATCCCGACCGGGCAAAGCCCGGTGTTACAGGCATTGCAGCGGCCCATATCATTGCCGACACAACCGGCCATCTGCAGAATCAGCTTGCCACTGAATACGCCGTTGGCACCGAGAGCGATCATCTTGAAAGCATCGGCGGCAAGATCACCGGTTTTGCCGAGACCACCGGCAGCCCAGAGGGGAATCTGGCCCTGACGCCCCTGGGCGACAGCGGCAAGATAGCAATCCCGCAGTTTCGAGACAATCGGGTGTCCGGTGTGATCGAGTGAAACCTCGTGCGCGGCGCCGGTTCCGCCGTCGATACCATCGAGGAAGAATCCTCCGACAATATTGTACGGATCACGGACCAGGTTGTTGAAGACCGAGACCGAAGTCGCCGAAGCGGCAACCTTGATCGCAACCGGGACCCGGAACTTGAAGGCCGCGTTGAAGGAGAGAAACATCTTCTGCACGCTCTCCTCGATCGAATAGAGCCCCTGGTGGTTCGGCGGCGAGAGGAGATCGGCTTTCGGCACGCCGCGGATCGCCTGGATATGTTCGGCAACCTTGCCGGCCTGGAGCAGGCCGCCATCGCCCGGCTTGGCGCCCTGACCGATCTTGATCAGAACTCCGGCCGGATCTTCAAGCATGTGCGGCATCGCCTTGGCGATCCGGTTCCAGCCGAAGTGTCCCGAGGCAATCTGCAGAATCATGTATTTGAGATAACGGCTCTTGAGCAACCGGACCGGCACACCCCCTTCACCGGAACACATCCGGACCGGCAAACCACACTCCTAGTTGAGGTAGGCAGTCGCCATGGCGACTGCTTCCCACATACGCCAGGAGAGCGCACCGATCGACATATCACCGATAATCACCGGGTAGATCCAGCGCACAGGCGGCATCTTCTCTTTCGTGTCGAGCAACCCTTCAGGGCCGACGCCGAGAGGCAACTTCTTGGGCGGCATGATCCGACCGAACGGAGCCAGCAGGTCAAAGGTGTGACGCTGCGCATCCAGACTCGGGTCGGTCATCTGTGAAATACGGCCGACACGGATCTTGTCGAGAGTCCGGGAGGTTGATTCGAGATTTTTCCGGCCGCCCCGCTTGATCGAATCGCCGCCGAGACAGCGGGTGACGATCGGATGGCGGGTGTCGGGATTGCGCAACGGGGCAATCGCGTCGTTCGGGCAGACCTTCTCGCAAATGCCGCATCCGCGACAATAGTTCTTAATGTTCTTGACCTGGCGGATAACAGGGACGGCCGAGAAGCGCTGTTTCGGCTCTGGAAATTCCGATTCCGAGAAAACCATGCGTCGCCGCTCAACCTTCGCCTCAATGGCGCGGAAGGAGCAGGCGGAAACGCAGGAACCACACATCGTGCAGCGACTGGCATCATACTTGACCTTCCACGGGAGATCATTCGGCGTCACGTTCTGGACTCTCATTGTCTCCATCGCTGCACCTCCAGATTATTATCGATTGCGACAACCT encodes:
- a CDS encoding 4Fe-4S ferredoxin; protein product: MSAKIVGFDEKNRRISTQQLLQQVYSALDQGETEFEITSSGHHDIGGPLWTEDGAPLKFRVKNPGQRVGSFGLDGTEIIVEGSAPADAGWLNAGAELTILGDGGDTTAHCAASGNIYVAGRVGTRSGSLMKHDPAYDAPQFWVLKNTGSFSFEFMGGGIAVVCGYGREDLDSVLGDRACAGMVGGTIYVRGPVKGLSDDVWLLDLDKGDQKFLKENMPGFLEKIDKKKLLKELTDFSKWKKIVAKSYEERNVVASRPTMHEFRLQKWVEDGGIFADVVKDDYTHVAGLVNAGDDRLKVPHWQDKKYGAPCQVSCPSAIPTQDRINLLRAGKVKESMEYVLNYSPFPASVCGEVCPNLCMDACTRQFIDKPVGMKELGRMSLEAKSPEPKADSGKHVAVIGGGPGGLSAAWQLRLAGHAVTIFEGDEEVGGKLRQVIPTDSLPENSLNSEIERIKALGINIEVNSPVDEELFKKIRGDHDSVVIASGAHNPVVIPFPGHERLVKGLDFLKEVNRGNRPKVGEKVVVIGAGNAGMDVCLGAYAMGARKVTAIDIQRPAAFPVEIQHFKKLG